One stretch of Fictibacillus sp. b24 DNA includes these proteins:
- a CDS encoding MarR family winged helix-turn-helix transcriptional regulator: MSNNEKFDIIPLLTYIKNVKQTFLDNEKLNCQQIEVLLYLLDNEKLTITKLADKLNISPASTSTIIERLVKTELVGRAYTERDRRKVYVSLTEKGLHETHRLVAKKDEILISSLSPLTEKEKFELTKINVLFKKLNS, translated from the coding sequence ATGAGTAATAATGAAAAGTTTGATATCATACCACTGTTAACTTATATAAAGAATGTAAAACAAACATTTTTAGATAATGAAAAGCTTAATTGTCAGCAAATAGAAGTTTTATTATATTTGTTAGACAACGAGAAGTTAACGATTACAAAATTAGCCGACAAGTTAAATATTAGTCCTGCCTCAACCTCTACAATAATTGAACGGCTTGTTAAAACGGAATTAGTTGGTCGTGCTTATACAGAACGAGATCGAAGAAAAGTTTACGTATCTTTAACCGAAAAAGGTCTACATGAAACCCATCGGTTGGTTGCTAAAAAAGATGAGATACTTATTTCTTCCCTTTCTCCTCTTACAGAAAAAGAGAAGTTTGAACTTACCAAAATCAACGTCTTATTTAAGAAATTGAACAGCTAG